One Halomonas sp. M4R1S46 genomic window carries:
- a CDS encoding conjugal transfer protein TraX, which translates to MTEAASAPLAPPRPASTWTGWGQWLALVTMTIDHLARYVAPERWGLGWADASLGRIAFPLFAAMVAWHGLFNTRNPLGYARRILVIGLVAQLPYMLMPRAADGLILNICFTLSLGLTGGTWLQALRGRLARGALGGPRLAAEAGLAVAVWAAAGPWVEYGHLGLLMIPLYMVAMQALHGAGDGLGARLAATAMALPVLMVAGLMNSSDMAKSFTVATCLAILLLAAGAHRLAPAVPFQMPRRLWLGWYPGHFAAIALWLWLAGGFA; encoded by the coding sequence ATGACGGAAGCCGCAAGCGCGCCCCTGGCGCCTCCCCGACCCGCCTCGACCTGGACCGGCTGGGGCCAGTGGTTGGCCCTGGTCACCATGACCATCGACCACCTGGCACGCTACGTGGCCCCGGAGCGCTGGGGCCTGGGCTGGGCGGACGCCTCCCTGGGGCGGATCGCCTTTCCGCTGTTCGCCGCCATGGTCGCCTGGCACGGGCTCTTCAACACCCGCAACCCGCTAGGCTACGCGCGACGCATCCTGGTGATCGGCCTGGTCGCCCAGTTGCCCTACATGCTGATGCCCCGCGCGGCGGACGGCCTGATCCTCAACATCTGCTTCACCCTCTCCCTGGGGCTGACCGGCGGCACCTGGCTGCAGGCCCTGAGGGGACGCCTCGCGCGCGGCGCCCTCGGTGGCCCCCGGCTGGCCGCCGAGGCCGGCCTCGCCGTCGCCGTCTGGGCCGCGGCCGGGCCCTGGGTCGAGTACGGCCACCTGGGCCTGCTGATGATCCCGCTCTACATGGTCGCCATGCAGGCCCTCCACGGCGCCGGTGACGGCCTCGGCGCGCGTCTCGCCGCCACCGCCATGGCCCTGCCGGTACTGATGGTGGCCGGCCTGATGAACAGCTCCGACATGGCCAAGTCGTTCACCGTCGCCACCTGCCTGGCGATCCTGCTACTCGCCGCCGGCGCGCACCGCCTGGCCCCGGCCGTACCCTTCCAGATGCCGCGACGGTTGTGGCTCGGCTGGTACCCCGGGCACTTCGCGGCCATCGCCCTGTGGCTATGGCTCGCCGGCGGGTTCGCCTGA
- the eat gene encoding ethanolamine permease: MSSSHPTTSVDYESVDEAYLDKRKLKKGAAGWILLASLGVSYVISGDYAGWNFGLAAGGFGGMLVATVLMAIMYTAMVLSIAELSSSLPTAGGGYSFARRALGPWGGYVTGTAILLEYAIAPAAIAIFIGGYVNELIGLNGPLVYAAFYALFVGIHLWGAGEALKIMMGITALAVVAILVFVVGMLPHFRVDNLFDIAPSAGVAGASAFLPEGFMGIWGALPFAIWLFLAVEGVPLAAEEAGDPGRDMPRGIITAMLVLLVFAACVLLLAPGGAGAAAMSEHAAPLVGALQAVYGRDSWAAGFVNLVGLAGLIASFFSIIYGYSRQTFALSRAGYLPRWLSVTGERKVPYLALIVPGAIGFLLSLTGKGDLMITMAVFGATISYAMMTLSHLLLRRREPDLARPYRTPGGMLTSGVAFVLAIVAFLSTFVVSVEAALWSAVFYAIMLAYFGVYSRHHLVAQAPEEEFAAIALAEQELSDEEPAPGTV, translated from the coding sequence ATGAGCTCTTCCCACCCCACCACCTCGGTGGACTACGAATCGGTCGACGAGGCCTACCTCGACAAGCGCAAGCTGAAGAAGGGCGCGGCGGGCTGGATCCTGCTGGCCAGTCTCGGCGTCTCCTACGTGATCTCCGGCGACTATGCCGGCTGGAACTTCGGCCTCGCCGCCGGCGGCTTCGGCGGCATGCTGGTGGCCACCGTGCTGATGGCGATCATGTACACCGCCATGGTGCTGTCGATCGCCGAACTCTCCTCGTCCCTGCCCACCGCCGGCGGCGGCTACAGCTTCGCGCGTCGCGCCCTGGGCCCCTGGGGCGGGTACGTCACCGGCACGGCGATCCTACTGGAATACGCCATCGCGCCGGCGGCCATCGCCATCTTCATCGGCGGCTACGTCAACGAACTGATCGGCCTCAACGGGCCCCTGGTCTATGCCGCCTTCTATGCGCTGTTCGTCGGCATCCACCTGTGGGGCGCCGGCGAGGCATTGAAGATCATGATGGGCATCACGGCACTCGCGGTGGTGGCCATCCTGGTCTTCGTGGTCGGCATGCTGCCGCACTTTCGCGTCGACAACCTCTTCGATATCGCGCCCAGCGCCGGCGTCGCGGGGGCCTCGGCCTTCCTGCCCGAGGGCTTCATGGGCATCTGGGGGGCGCTGCCCTTCGCCATCTGGCTGTTCCTGGCCGTGGAGGGCGTGCCCCTGGCGGCCGAGGAGGCCGGCGATCCGGGCCGCGACATGCCGCGGGGCATCATCACCGCCATGCTGGTGCTGCTGGTGTTCGCCGCCTGCGTGCTGCTGCTGGCCCCCGGCGGGGCCGGGGCGGCGGCCATGAGCGAGCATGCCGCGCCGCTGGTCGGCGCCCTCCAGGCGGTCTACGGCCGCGATTCCTGGGCGGCCGGCTTCGTCAACCTGGTCGGCCTGGCCGGGCTGATCGCCTCCTTCTTCTCGATCATCTACGGCTACTCCCGCCAGACCTTCGCGCTGTCCCGGGCCGGCTACCTGCCGCGCTGGCTGTCGGTCACCGGCGAGCGCAAGGTGCCCTACCTGGCACTCATCGTGCCCGGCGCCATCGGCTTCCTGCTGTCGCTGACCGGCAAGGGCGACCTGATGATCACCATGGCCGTGTTCGGCGCCACCATCTCCTACGCCATGATGACGCTGTCGCACCTCCTGCTGCGCCGCCGCGAGCCGGACCTGGCGCGCCCCTACCGCACCCCGGGCGGGATGCTGACCTCGGGCGTGGCCTTCGTCCTGGCGATCGTCGCCTTTCTCTCGACCTTCGTGGTCAGCGTCGAGGCGGCGCTCTGGTCGGCGGTGTTCTACGCCATCATGCTCGCCTACTTCGGCGTCTACAGCCGCCACCACCTGGTGGCCCAGGCACCGGAGGAGGAATTCGCGGCCATCGCCCTGGCCGAGCAGGAGCTGTCGGACGAAGAACCGGCCCCGGGCACGGTCTAA
- a CDS encoding 5-(carboxyamino)imidazole ribonucleotide synthase, which yields MKIGVLGAGQLGRMLALAGYPLANRFTFLDTTGHPSAGIGEVMIDTDQRHLEEFLERVDLVTYEFEHLPVSLVQAIEEHKPVHPSSEAIRICQNRAEEKALFDRLGIPTPAYRLVESAEALEAAARELGTPVVAKSVTEGYDGKGQAVLKDPAEAADAWHAINHPRLIVEAFVDFVREVSIIAVRGRDGEVAFYPMAENVHVDGILRYSVAPLPDLDAAIQQTADGYIRALLDELDYVGVLTLELFQTRDGGLMANEMAPRVHNSGHWTMDGAVTSQFENHLRAIQGLPLGDTAARLPTCMVNVIGREGETAALLGIEDAHLHRYDKSERPGRKLAHVNLVAPTHDALLEKVRACAALLPEAPAPRFSFE from the coding sequence ATGAAAATCGGCGTATTGGGGGCCGGCCAGCTCGGCCGGATGCTGGCCCTGGCGGGCTATCCGCTGGCCAACCGCTTCACCTTCCTCGACACCACCGGCCATCCCAGCGCCGGGATCGGCGAGGTGATGATCGACACCGACCAGCGCCACCTCGAGGAGTTCCTCGAGCGCGTCGACCTGGTCACCTACGAGTTCGAGCACCTGCCGGTGTCGCTGGTCCAGGCCATCGAGGAGCACAAGCCCGTGCATCCCTCCAGCGAGGCGATCCGGATCTGCCAGAACCGCGCCGAGGAGAAGGCGCTGTTCGATCGCCTGGGCATCCCCACCCCGGCCTATCGCCTGGTGGAGAGTGCCGAGGCGCTGGAGGCCGCGGCCCGGGAACTGGGCACGCCGGTGGTCGCCAAGTCGGTGACCGAGGGCTATGACGGCAAGGGCCAGGCGGTGCTCAAGGATCCGGCCGAGGCCGCCGACGCCTGGCATGCCATCAACCATCCGCGGCTGATCGTCGAGGCCTTCGTCGACTTCGTGCGCGAGGTGTCGATCATTGCCGTGCGCGGCCGCGACGGCGAGGTGGCCTTCTACCCGATGGCCGAGAACGTCCACGTCGATGGCATCCTGCGCTACTCGGTGGCGCCCTTGCCCGACCTCGACGCGGCCATCCAGCAGACCGCCGACGGCTATATCCGCGCGTTGCTCGACGAGCTCGACTACGTGGGGGTGCTGACCCTGGAGCTCTTCCAGACCCGCGACGGCGGCCTGATGGCCAACGAGATGGCGCCCCGGGTCCACAACTCCGGGCACTGGACCATGGACGGTGCGGTGACCAGCCAGTTCGAGAATCACCTGCGGGCCATCCAGGGCCTGCCGCTGGGCGACACCGCCGCACGGCTGCCGACCTGCATGGTCAACGTCATCGGCCGCGAGGGTGAGACGGCGGCGCTGCTCGGGATCGAGGACGCCCACCTGCACCGCTACGACAAGAGCGAGCGCCCCGGCCGCAAGCTGGCCCACGTCAACCTGGTGGCGCCGACCCATGACGCCCTGCTGGAGAAGGTCCGGGCCTGCGCGGCCCTGCTGCCGGAGGCCCCGGCGCCGCGCTTCAGCTTCGAGTGA
- a CDS encoding iron-containing alcohol dehydrogenase produces the protein MSQDDMSRFTTGWNYPAQILTGVGRARELPAACRALGMRAPLLITDPGLAGLPMVQALVDACAEAGLAIAVFSGIKGNPTGRNVADGVSAFREGDHDGVIALGGGSGLDAAKAVALMARQRDDLSLWSLEDVGDNWRHADGDAVAPVVAVPTTAGTGSEVGRASVITDEEAHVKRIIFHPAMVPATVILDPELTTGLPPAITAATGMDALSHCMEAWCSPNYHPMAEGIAVEGMRRIRDHLPQAYRDGGDLQARMNMLVASMMGATAFQRGLGGMHALAHPLGALYDAHHGTLNAVLMPYVLRANERAIGEPMVRLGRYLDLRQPGTVAVIDWVLELRERLGIPHTLAALDIDAAQAERVGEMALADPSSGSNPIAFGAGEYRDIFVRAVEGRL, from the coding sequence ATGAGCCAAGACGATATGAGTCGATTCACCACGGGCTGGAACTATCCGGCCCAGATTCTCACCGGCGTGGGCCGCGCTCGGGAGCTGCCGGCGGCCTGCCGGGCGCTGGGCATGCGCGCGCCGCTGCTGATCACCGACCCGGGCCTGGCCGGCCTGCCGATGGTCCAGGCTCTGGTGGACGCCTGCGCCGAGGCCGGCCTGGCGATCGCCGTGTTCAGCGGGATCAAGGGCAACCCCACCGGGCGCAACGTCGCCGACGGGGTATCGGCCTTCCGCGAGGGCGACCACGACGGGGTGATCGCCCTCGGCGGCGGCTCGGGGCTGGACGCCGCCAAGGCGGTGGCGTTGATGGCCCGCCAGCGCGACGACCTCTCGCTGTGGTCCCTGGAGGACGTCGGCGACAACTGGCGCCATGCCGACGGCGACGCCGTGGCCCCGGTGGTGGCGGTGCCCACCACCGCCGGCACCGGCTCGGAGGTAGGCCGCGCCTCGGTGATCACCGACGAGGAGGCCCACGTCAAGCGCATCATCTTCCATCCGGCCATGGTGCCGGCGACGGTGATCCTCGACCCCGAGCTGACCACCGGCCTGCCGCCGGCCATCACCGCGGCGACCGGCATGGACGCGCTGTCGCACTGCATGGAGGCCTGGTGCTCGCCCAACTACCATCCCATGGCCGAGGGGATCGCCGTGGAGGGCATGCGGCGCATCCGCGATCACCTGCCCCAGGCCTATCGGGACGGCGGCGACCTCCAGGCGCGCATGAACATGCTGGTGGCCTCGATGATGGGGGCCACGGCCTTCCAGCGCGGCCTCGGCGGCATGCATGCCCTCGCGCACCCCCTGGGCGCCCTCTACGACGCCCACCACGGCACCCTCAACGCGGTGCTGATGCCCTATGTGCTGCGGGCCAACGAGCGAGCCATCGGCGAGCCCATGGTGCGCCTGGGGCGCTATCTCGATCTTCGCCAGCCGGGCACGGTAGCGGTCATCGACTGGGTGCTCGAGCTACGCGAGCGGCTGGGCATCCCGCATACCCTCGCCGCCCTGGACATCGACGCCGCCCAGGCCGAGCGGGTGGGGGAGATGGCCCTCGCCGACCCGTCCTCGGGCTCCAATCCGATCGCCTTCGGGGCCGGCGAGTACCGGGACATCTTCGTGCGGGCCGTCGAGGGCCGCCTCTAG
- a CDS encoding putative sulfate exporter family transporter translates to MDRETTLLTSAGSAICGAAAVLVYPLLYPLLGMEEGLYGIYIGATVHEVAQVVAAGEFAGPVPLHPGADAVRAAAHRGRAGEPAADGVGDAG, encoded by the coding sequence ATGGACCGGGAGACCACCCTGCTGACCAGCGCCGGCAGCGCCATCTGCGGCGCCGCCGCGGTGCTGGTCTATCCCCTGCTCTACCCGCTGCTGGGCATGGAGGAAGGCCTCTACGGCATCTATATCGGCGCCACCGTCCACGAGGTCGCCCAGGTCGTGGCCGCCGGCGAGTTCGCTGGGCCTGTGCCCCTTCATCCTGGCGCTGACGCTGTTCGCGCTGCTGCTCACCGGGGGCGGGCTGGCGAGCCGGCTGCTGATGGGGTAGGAGATGCAGGGTAA
- the ltrA gene encoding group II intron reverse transcriptase/maturase yields the protein MKTESGADTATHPEGQGQHPESRPVGVETVPASSSWTKAEPAPLMEAVVEKANMARAYRRVVANKGAPGADGMTVEQLADHLKQHWPTLRERLLAGEYHPSPVRAVEIPKSKGGTRQLGIPTVTDRLIQQALLQVLTPLFDPSFSASSYGYRPKRSAQQAVAAMKTHVTAGHRWVVDLDLEAFFDRVNHDLLMARVARRVRDKRVLRLIRRYLEAGLFQDCQAASRRQGTPQGGPLSPLLANILLDDVDKELERRGHRFCRYADDMQVYVRSRRAGERVMASLSDFLESSLRLTVNRDKSAVERPWNRGYLGYTLTRHKLPKLTLAKASLPRLMQRVREILKRGRGRHIRRVTRELAPVLRGWASYFSLVDVKRPLEALDGWIRRRLRDVVWRQWKRPRTRRRKLLALGLDDYRAWKSAGNGRGPWWNAGASHMNQALPRKWFDRLGLISVLDTVRGLSRSS from the coding sequence ATGAAGACAGAAAGCGGCGCTGATACCGCCACCCACCCAGAGGGGCAGGGGCAGCACCCCGAGTCTCGGCCGGTGGGCGTCGAGACGGTCCCGGCGTCGTCATCGTGGACGAAAGCGGAGCCCGCCCCGCTCATGGAGGCCGTGGTAGAGAAGGCTAACATGGCGCGGGCTTACCGGAGGGTGGTCGCCAACAAAGGCGCGCCGGGTGCCGATGGCATGACGGTGGAGCAGTTGGCTGACCACCTGAAACAGCACTGGCCGACGCTGCGCGAGCGGCTGCTGGCCGGTGAGTACCACCCCAGCCCAGTCCGAGCCGTCGAGATCCCCAAGTCCAAGGGCGGGACACGACAGCTCGGCATCCCCACGGTCACCGACCGGCTGATCCAGCAGGCGCTGCTGCAGGTGCTGACGCCGCTCTTCGATCCGAGCTTCTCCGCATCGAGCTACGGCTACCGCCCCAAACGCAGCGCCCAGCAGGCTGTCGCGGCGATGAAGACCCATGTCACGGCCGGCCACCGCTGGGTGGTCGACCTCGACCTGGAAGCCTTCTTCGACCGAGTGAACCACGACCTGCTGATGGCGCGGGTCGCGCGCCGCGTCCGCGACAAGCGGGTGTTGCGCCTGATCCGTCGTTATCTGGAAGCCGGTCTGTTCCAGGACTGCCAGGCCGCGTCACGCCGGCAGGGAACGCCCCAGGGCGGACCGCTCAGCCCGCTGCTGGCCAACATCCTGCTGGATGACGTGGACAAGGAACTGGAGCGCCGCGGTCACCGCTTCTGCCGCTACGCCGACGATATGCAGGTGTATGTCAGGAGTCGGCGAGCGGGCGAGCGCGTCATGGCCAGCCTGAGTGATTTTCTCGAGAGCTCGCTCAGGCTGACGGTCAATCGTGACAAGAGTGCGGTGGAGCGGCCTTGGAACCGGGGGTATCTGGGCTACACGCTGACCCGGCACAAGCTGCCGAAGCTGACGCTGGCCAAGGCCAGCCTGCCACGCTTGATGCAGCGTGTCCGCGAGATCCTCAAGCGTGGCAGGGGACGCCATATTCGGCGCGTCACGAGGGAGTTGGCCCCCGTCCTGCGGGGCTGGGCCAGTTACTTCAGTCTCGTCGATGTGAAGCGCCCGCTGGAAGCGCTGGATGGGTGGATACGCCGCCGGTTACGCGACGTGGTCTGGCGGCAATGGAAACGCCCGCGGACCCGGCGCCGTAAGCTTCTGGCACTGGGTCTGGACGACTATCGGGCGTGGAAGTCAGCCGGGAATGGGCGAGGCCCCTGGTGGAATGCCGGTGCTTCGCACATGAATCAGGCCCTGCCACGGAAGTGGTTCGATCGGCTGGGCCTGATCTCGGTACTCGATACGGTAAGAGGGCTTAGCCGTTCTTCGTGA
- a CDS encoding glutamine amidotransferase-related protein, with the protein MRIGLLQCDDVAPELRDRHGNYPAMFERLFTAVDPTVEFRVWRCLDGELPDDPDAVDAWLTTGSRFGVNDGLAWVEDLCGFVRRRWAADQPLVGICFGHQLITKALGGRVVKSERGWGVGMSFNRVSGRAAWMEPWQEGLDLVVSHQDQVVAPPPDARVLAGSDFCPIYLMQVGGHFLGVQGHPEFAKPYSADLMALRRDQVGSQRVREGLASLHAPVDDALMARWILEFMRQAQDARVRS; encoded by the coding sequence ATGCGCATCGGACTGCTGCAATGCGATGACGTGGCGCCAGAGTTGCGCGACCGGCATGGCAATTACCCGGCCATGTTCGAGCGGTTGTTCACTGCGGTGGACCCGACCGTCGAGTTCCGCGTCTGGCGCTGCCTGGATGGCGAGCTCCCCGATGACCCGGACGCCGTGGATGCCTGGCTGACCACCGGCTCCAGGTTCGGGGTCAACGACGGCCTGGCCTGGGTCGAGGACCTGTGCGGCTTCGTGCGCCGGCGCTGGGCGGCCGACCAGCCACTGGTGGGCATCTGCTTCGGCCACCAGCTGATCACCAAGGCCCTGGGCGGCCGGGTCGTGAAGAGCGAGCGGGGCTGGGGCGTGGGCATGTCCTTCAACCGGGTGAGCGGCCGCGCCGCGTGGATGGAGCCCTGGCAGGAGGGCCTGGACCTGGTGGTCAGCCACCAGGACCAGGTGGTGGCGCCGCCCCCCGACGCCCGGGTGCTGGCCGGCAGCGACTTCTGCCCGATCTACCTGATGCAGGTGGGCGGCCACTTCCTCGGCGTCCAGGGCCACCCGGAGTTCGCCAAGCCCTACTCGGCGGACCTGATGGCCCTGCGTCGCGACCAGGTCGGCAGCCAGCGGGTCCGGGAGGGCCTGGCCTCGCTGCATGCCCCGGTGGACGATGCGCTGATGGCGCGCTGGATCCTCGAGTTCATGCGTCAGGCTCAGGACGCCAGGGTCCGTTCTTGA
- a CDS encoding LysR family transcriptional regulator, producing the protein MMRGGFGFDLRSLEIFVETLERGSQTAAAEHLGLKQSSVSQSLANLEEALGVILLDRHSRPLEATGAGRFFHDRAKRLLEEARATRRELQGGAFGQLHQVRMALVDSLATAVGQPLLEVIRRHTADYTLTTGLSHMHGHALLTRHVDIIISDDRLENYDGLERHAILGEPFVLVLPGDWQGPVDNLRWLSRQLDFVRYTPHSLIGQTIERHLRLNQLELPARLHLDNTYAVLSLVAGGAGWTITTPLCLYQAGLDRLHVQAVPLPTAPLRRDLTLVARRDELGGLPGQLARDSRRLLERCFRGELQRHLPWVVSHLDGL; encoded by the coding sequence ATGATGCGAGGCGGGTTCGGGTTCGATCTGCGCAGTCTGGAAATCTTCGTCGAGACCCTCGAGCGGGGCAGCCAGACGGCCGCGGCCGAGCACCTGGGTCTCAAGCAGTCGTCGGTGTCGCAGAGCCTGGCCAACCTGGAGGAAGCCCTGGGCGTGATCCTGCTGGACCGGCACTCCCGGCCCCTGGAGGCGACCGGGGCCGGGCGCTTCTTCCATGACCGGGCCAAGCGCTTGCTCGAGGAGGCCCGCGCCACCCGCCGCGAGCTTCAGGGCGGCGCCTTCGGCCAGCTGCACCAGGTGCGCATGGCGCTGGTGGACTCCCTGGCCACCGCCGTCGGCCAGCCCCTGCTCGAGGTGATCCGTCGCCATACCGCCGACTACACCCTGACCACCGGGCTCTCGCACATGCACGGCCATGCGCTGCTGACGCGGCACGTGGACATCATCATCTCCGACGACCGGCTGGAGAACTACGACGGCCTGGAGCGCCATGCGATCCTCGGCGAGCCCTTCGTGCTGGTGCTGCCCGGCGACTGGCAGGGTCCGGTGGACAACCTGCGCTGGCTGTCTCGGCAGCTGGACTTCGTGCGCTATACCCCCCACTCGCTGATCGGCCAGACCATCGAGCGTCACCTGCGACTCAACCAACTGGAGCTGCCGGCCCGCCTGCACCTGGACAACACCTACGCGGTGCTGAGCCTGGTCGCCGGCGGTGCCGGCTGGACCATCACCACCCCCCTGTGCCTCTACCAGGCCGGCCTGGATCGCCTCCACGTCCAGGCCGTGCCCCTGCCCACCGCGCCCCTGCGCCGGGACCTGACCCTGGTGGCGCGTCGCGACGAGCTGGGCGGCCTGCCGGGCCAGCTGGCCCGGGACAGCCGGCGGCTGCTCGAGCGGTGTTTCCGCGGCGAGTTGCAGCGCCACCTGCCCTGGGTGGTGTCCCACCTCGACGGTCTCTGA
- a CDS encoding glutamine synthetase family protein — protein sequence MSGMQARDIKTAEDARRIVEERGLSHVKVGMFDIDGVMLGKYMQARKFVSALEDGFAFCDVVLGWDSKDELYDNVAFTGWHTGYPDAPLQIIPESCRELPSEGGGMLLFLADFAGPAADICPRGLLKRVLERGREMGYDAFGSLEYEFFLFQETPESVREKGFRNLRPLTPDMMGYSMLRSSVHSELYHELLALSETMDFPIEGLHTETGPGVLEAAIAVDDALAAGDKGALFKTFTKVWAQRRGLMATFMAKWSPDYPGQSGHIHLSLRERDSGRSAFFDADKPYRMSDIQRHFVAGQQQLMPEFLALFAPTINSYTRLIPGFWAPTEATWGVENRTTALRVIPGGDASQRVEYRLGSADANPYLALAAAIGAGLYGIEHRLEPDEPVKGNAYELDHPDHQALPATLWEAAQRLKASEAARALFGDAFVEHFAATREWEERQFRKHITDWELDRYFEII from the coding sequence ATGAGTGGAATGCAGGCGAGAGACATCAAGACCGCGGAGGACGCCCGGCGAATCGTCGAGGAACGCGGCCTGAGCCACGTCAAGGTGGGCATGTTCGACATCGACGGCGTGATGCTCGGCAAGTACATGCAGGCCAGGAAGTTCGTCTCGGCCCTCGAGGACGGTTTCGCCTTCTGCGACGTGGTGCTGGGCTGGGACAGCAAGGACGAACTCTACGACAACGTCGCGTTCACCGGCTGGCATACCGGCTATCCCGACGCCCCGCTGCAGATCATCCCGGAGAGTTGCCGCGAGCTGCCCAGTGAAGGCGGCGGCATGCTGCTGTTCCTGGCCGACTTCGCCGGCCCCGCCGCCGACATCTGCCCCCGGGGGCTGCTCAAGCGCGTGCTTGAGCGGGGCCGCGAGATGGGCTACGACGCCTTCGGCTCCCTGGAGTACGAGTTCTTCCTGTTCCAGGAGACCCCCGAGTCGGTGCGCGAGAAGGGCTTTCGCAACCTGAGGCCGCTGACCCCGGACATGATGGGCTACTCGATGCTCAGGAGCTCGGTGCACAGCGAGCTCTACCACGAGCTGCTGGCGCTGTCCGAGACCATGGACTTCCCCATCGAGGGCCTGCACACCGAGACCGGCCCCGGCGTGCTCGAGGCGGCCATCGCCGTGGACGACGCCCTGGCCGCCGGCGACAAGGGCGCGCTGTTCAAGACCTTCACCAAGGTCTGGGCCCAGCGCCGCGGCCTGATGGCCACCTTCATGGCCAAGTGGTCGCCGGACTACCCGGGCCAGAGCGGCCATATCCACCTCTCGCTGCGCGAGCGCGACTCGGGCCGCTCGGCCTTCTTCGATGCCGACAAGCCCTACCGGATGAGCGACATCCAGCGCCACTTCGTGGCCGGCCAGCAGCAGCTGATGCCGGAGTTCCTCGCCCTGTTCGCGCCCACCATCAACAGCTACACGCGGCTGATCCCCGGCTTCTGGGCGCCCACCGAGGCCACCTGGGGCGTGGAGAATCGCACCACGGCGCTGCGGGTGATCCCCGGCGGCGACGCGTCCCAGCGGGTCGAGTACCGCCTGGGCAGCGCCGACGCCAACCCCTACCTGGCGCTGGCCGCGGCCATCGGCGCCGGCCTGTACGGCATCGAGCACCGCCTGGAGCCCGACGAGCCGGTCAAGGGCAATGCCTACGAACTGGACCATCCCGACCACCAGGCGCTACCCGCCACCCTCTGGGAGGCCGCCCAGCGGCTCAAGGCCTCCGAGGCGGCCAGGGCACTGTTCGGGGATGCCTTCGTCGAGCACTTCGCCGCCACCCGCGAATGGGAGGAGCGGCAGTTCCGCAAGCACATCACGGACTGGGAGCTGGATCGCTACTTCGAAATTATCTGA
- a CDS encoding aldehyde dehydrogenase family protein has protein sequence MAIQQTISPVDGSVYVERELADPARVEATLERAVAAQRAWRETPLSERGRYCSAMVDAIVARRDALAEELTWQMGRPIAAGGGEIGGFEERARGMIGLAEGALAPVALPDKPGFTRYITREPLGVSFIVAPWNFPFMTAVNAIVPALMAGNAVILKHSAQTPLCAERLQEAFDAAGLPAGVFQHLHLSHAATEALIRDPRIDHVSFTGSVGGGAMVERNAAGRFIATGLELGGKDPAYVRADVDLDAAVPGVMDGAFFNSGQSCCGIERIYVHREIFDDFIERAVAWVRQLRLGNPTDPATTLGPVVKPAAADFVRGQVEEAVAAGARAWIDPGDFPLSRPGSAYLAPQLLTGVDHSMRVMREESFGPVVGIMPVDSDDEAVTLMNDSDFGLTAAVFTRDIATGEALARRLEAGTVFTNRCDYLDPELAWTGVKQSGRGCSLSRLGYETLTRPKSFHLKHA, from the coding sequence ATGGCAATACAACAGACGATTTCCCCGGTGGACGGCTCGGTCTATGTCGAGCGCGAGCTGGCCGACCCGGCTCGGGTGGAGGCGACCCTGGAGCGGGCGGTGGCCGCCCAGCGCGCCTGGCGCGAGACGCCGCTGAGTGAGCGCGGCCGTTACTGCTCGGCGATGGTCGATGCCATCGTCGCCCGGCGCGACGCCCTGGCCGAGGAGCTGACCTGGCAGATGGGCCGGCCGATCGCCGCCGGCGGCGGCGAGATCGGCGGCTTCGAGGAACGCGCCCGCGGCATGATCGGCCTGGCCGAGGGCGCCCTGGCCCCCGTCGCGCTGCCCGACAAGCCCGGTTTCACCCGCTACATCACCCGCGAGCCCCTGGGCGTGTCCTTCATCGTCGCGCCCTGGAACTTCCCCTTCATGACCGCCGTGAACGCCATCGTGCCGGCGCTGATGGCCGGCAATGCGGTGATCCTCAAGCACTCGGCCCAGACCCCGCTGTGCGCGGAGCGCCTCCAGGAGGCCTTCGATGCGGCCGGCCTGCCCGCGGGCGTGTTCCAGCACCTGCACCTGTCCCATGCGGCCACCGAGGCGCTGATCCGCGACCCGCGCATCGACCACGTCTCCTTCACCGGCTCGGTGGGCGGCGGCGCCATGGTCGAGCGCAACGCCGCCGGGCGCTTCATCGCCACCGGCCTGGAACTGGGCGGCAAGGATCCGGCCTATGTGCGTGCCGACGTCGACCTGGACGCCGCCGTGCCCGGGGTCATGGACGGGGCCTTCTTCAACTCGGGGCAGAGCTGCTGCGGGATCGAGCGGATCTACGTGCATCGCGAGATCTTCGACGACTTCATCGAACGCGCGGTGGCCTGGGTTCGCCAGCTGCGCCTGGGCAACCCCACCGACCCGGCGACGACCCTGGGCCCGGTGGTCAAGCCGGCCGCCGCGGACTTCGTGCGCGGCCAGGTCGAGGAGGCCGTGGCCGCCGGCGCCAGGGCCTGGATCGACCCCGGCGACTTCCCGCTGTCGCGGCCGGGCAGCGCCTACCTGGCGCCCCAGCTGCTGACCGGAGTGGATCACTCCATGCGGGTGATGCGCGAGGAGAGCTTCGGCCCGGTGGTGGGCATCATGCCGGTGGACTCCGACGACGAGGCCGTGACCCTGATGAACGACAGCGACTTCGGCCTGACCGCGGCGGTCTTCACCCGCGACATCGCCACCGGCGAGGCGCTGGCGCGGCGTCTCGAGGCGGGCACCGTCTTCACCAACCGCTGCGACTACCTGGACCCCGAGCTGGCCTGGACCGGCGTCAAGCAGTCCGGGCGCGGCTGCTCGCTGTCGCGGCTGGGCTACGAGACCCTGACCCGGCCCAAGTCCTTCCATCTGAAGCATGCATAA